The Girardinichthys multiradiatus isolate DD_20200921_A chromosome 24, DD_fGirMul_XY1, whole genome shotgun sequence genome has a window encoding:
- the LOC124861200 gene encoding E3 SUMO-protein ligase ZBED1-like has protein sequence MTGLGVTLPTISWQDVSVLEAVTEGLKSVSEFTDILSSERDVTISSLLPLLHLIKDTLKEKETDAKLTVAIKQTILEQLDSRYDNDKIIQLMRTAALLDPRYKAPHVGSTDLDYIRTQLEDEMVLFWKQTTSGPPVTVRDSTDDEDAPPFSQSQPSKKKKTLGSLLGTIKPAAVATPEQRAQAEMTNYLQEEVVDGETNALEWWKRNESRLPLMAKIAQKYLCIPATSTPSERIFSKAGNFVTRYRSLLNTFSKKFYRLTKLFYHDDD, from the exons ATGACAGGACTCGGCGTCACACTACCAACCATTAGCTGGCAAGATGTAAGCGTGCTGGAGGCTGTCACAGAAGGACTAAAGTCTGTATCTGAATTTACAGACATCTTGTCAAGTGAGCGTGACGTCACCATCTCATCGCTGCTGCCTCTGCTTCACTTGATTAAAGATACTCTCAAGGAAAAAGAGACCGATGCCAAACTGACTGTAGCCATTAAACAAACGATCCTGGAGCAACTTGACAGTAGATATGACAACGACAAGATCATCCAGTTAATGCGCACAGCTGCCCTCCTTGACCCGCGGTACAAAGCTCCTCACGTGGGCAGTACTGACCTGGACTACATCAGAACCCAGCTGGAGGATGAGATGGTGCTGTTTTGGAAGCAGACTACTTCCGGGCCACCTGTGACTGTGCGGGACTCTACGGATGACGAGGATGCACCTCCTTTCTCCCAGTCCCAGCcaagcaaaaagaagaaaacacttGGCAGTCTCCTTGGCACAATAAAGCCTGCTGCTGTTGCAACTCCTGAGCAGCGAGCGCAGGCGGAAATGACGAATTACCTCCAAGAAGAGGTAGTTGACGGAGAAACCAACGCTCTTGAATGGTGGAAAAGGAACGAAAGCCGCTTACCCTTAATGGCAAAaattgcacagaaatatttgtGCATTCCTGCGACCAGCACGCCATCGGAGCGCATTTTCAGTAAAGCAGGGAACTTTGTAACCCGGTACCGCAGTCTGCTAAACACATTTTCTAAGAAATTCTACCGTTTAACTAAGCTTTTTT ATCACGAtgatgattaa